The nucleotide sequence AGCGGGAGTAGGCTGAAGTTCAATTTTGACGTGCGCTGGAAAATCGTATGAAACATGGCAACGTCTATCTGTTGAAACAAAGCCATGTGTACCATCAGGTAATGTGATCTTTACGGCTTGGTCTTTTTGTTGAGAGTGTCTAAGCATTGGTCTTGCCTCTTTGTGACATGTCACTTAATGAATAATAGCTGTATTTATAGGGTGCCCCAGTTGTAGCAATAACGCTTTTTGCATCGATGAAAGGGCTTGCTGTTCTTGCTCTGCGACATTTTTTGTTGATGCCGTAGACCATTCGATACTGCATTTATTTGTTGTTTCATCATGAGTGATGACAACTTCTAACTTCATGGCCATAACGTTTATCTCCTGATAATGCGCCCGATAAAGGGCGCTATTATGAATTAACGAACCATTAATGAACGTTCACCAACTTCAAGATGTGCTCCGGGAATTTCAAGGCCATTTTCAATAGCTTCTTTAATGCTTTTTTTATCTGGCGCGGTGATGGTTTGAACATCAACCAACTCATCTGGCAACAAAGCTTCATTGTCGATAATGACTCGAACAACACCAGCTCTAGCTGTGAATGTATTTTTTGTTGTTTTTAATTTATCTAATCCTGAAGCCAATAAGCAGTTAAGAGCATATTTCTTTAGGTTTTTAGCTTGGTTTTCGAATGATTTTTTACGATCAGATAAACGTTTAGATTCCTCATCCAGTGTTTTAGCTTGACCTTCGATATTGCGAACGTGGTGCATAATTGCATCCAATTTATCACCTAACTCGCCCTCGATACCTTCCAACGTATCTGCGATATCTTCAGGAGAGAATTCTCCTGTTTCAACGAGTTGTTGTAATTTTTCGTAATTGGTCGCCAGTGCGATAGCAGTAGTATTGGTCATTAGATTGCCTCTTCTTTATGTTTCAGTTGGTCTAAACACTCTTTTTCGATTTGGTTTAATCGACGTAAACGGCCGGACAAATATTTCTCATAATCGTTGTCACGACGCTCTTGAGCTGATTTGATATGCGCAGAAATTTCGCGCGTTAATGTGGATGCAATGCCTCGCAATTCATTCTCAGTAACAGCACTACGCATAACTTCCGTATGTTTAGTAAATTTCTCGTCTAATTCTTTGCGAATACGTGTGATATCTTCCGCTTTTTCACTCGCGTTTTTGATTTCAAACTCAAGCTTATTACTCGCTAAGTATTCAGGGTTATCATGCATACCCATAAAGACATCAGAGCTAAAGCCAAGCATTGATAGGGCTTTTTTGATTGCATCAGTTAGTGATTTTTTAATAGCTTCACCGTCAACCTTAATGCCATAGTTAGTTTGATAGCGGTATGGTGTTGCACCATAACTTTCAAACTCACCGCGGGTTTCACATTCGATGATGTACCAAAAACGGATCTTAATTGAGTGGTTTTGTTCGCAGAATAACGCTCCATCACCATCACGTAAAAAACGGGTTGCAACTTGTTTATTACGCTCATCAAGAACTGGTTCTACAAGAGGCTTTCCATCAATAAATTTTTCTTCAAGGACTTCATAACCCCAGCCTTCACCAATAGGGCCGAATATTTCAGTCGCACGCATAAACATGTAGGTGCTGTTTATGCTAGTCCCTATAAATCCCATGCCTTCTAATGGCTTAGTAAAACGAGGGTCTGTACGTTGTACTCTTTTCCAAATACTTAGGTTATTAGCATCACTCGCGTTAAGAACTTCATCAATAACACTGGCACGTTGCTCAAAATTATCGTGTGGTACTGATGGTGTTTCTGGTTCTTTAGTTTTTTCAGTTTGCTCAATCACTTGAGCTGTTTCTGCCTTAGGCGCTACTTCTTGCTTTTTACGCGAACGTTTAGGCTTAGTTTCTTTCTCAACTGTATTTTCTTTGGATACTAAAGAGGCATTATCTGTTTGAGTTAACTTAGTAGTAATTTCTTCTTTTTTAGTGTTGTTAGATTTGCTAATGCCCAAATGCAGATCAATCAACTCTTTTCGTGCATTAGGATTATCTAATAACTCAGGCTGTTTTTTACTTTCAGCTATTAATGCAAAAATCTTTTCACGAGGTATATCTAAGATGCCAGCTGTTGTGCGTAAATCCATTGACCAGCGTTTCCATGCTGTGTTGTCATCATCTATCAGCTCTTTGGCTTTCTTTACTTGAGAGGGTAGAACATTATTAGGATCAAAATCATCTAACAGTGCTAAGGCGATTTCAGTATCTATAGTTGTGTAGTTACGCTTGATAGAAGATATTTCTTCTTGTGGTTGCTCAGGTTCTTCTGTCAGCCAGCTTTCACCTAGTGATTTAGCTTCTTCAACGGTGACATCTTCATTAGCAAACTCATAGATAGCCTGTGCTATTTCCATCGTTTGTTCAGCATCCATCAAAGATAATTTTGTTATTTCAGCAAGGCCTGTGGCGATATTACGAATTTTTGGATCTTCTGTACCCGCAAGATATTTCAATGTAAAAGAGAACTCTTTGTTTGTTATTTGAGTCTTTCCAAATAACAGCAGGCTGGCGATACGAGGTTTTGTGGCTAGTTTTTTGAACTCTCTATATTCGATAGGTTTCCATTGAGTACCGTCATACTCATTTTCAACAGCAAATTTTTCATCGAAAGCATCTAAAGTAGGGCATGCAGAACCGTCAAGATATTCGCTAATTAACGGCTCATCAGTATTAAAGTTATCCATAGCTTCTGGATATGCTTCAGACAATTTCACTACTGCAGTTGCTGTTGCCAGCTTTGCATTAGCAGTGCTTAACGCTATGGCTAAAGGTACAGCACCGTTGGTACGAGCCTCGGTCGTAGGCTCAAATACACAGATAAAAGTTTTCATTGGTCTTGCCTCTTAATAAGGGATTTCTTCGTCAGTTTTCGAAATGGGTTTGCCTTCCAAGCAAAGTAACATTTGGATTTGATCTTCTAACAAGCTTGATTTCACTTGGGCATCAGAAAGAATTTTTTCTTGCTCATGGCGTAGAAAATCAATTTCAGCGTGAACGAGATCAGTTTGAGTTGGCTCTTTAAAAGGAACATCAACAGTGTGTTCTGCAATAACGAAACCTAGTCCATCATTAGGATCTGCTTTAAATGCGTAGGCGTTATATTGGTAAGAACCATCGAACTGTTTTTGAGCGTGAATATAGAGTGTGACGGTTAGGCTTTCAGGTTGTGCTTTCATAGCAACTCCTTTAAAATAACTGCGATCAGTGATTTATCATTGGTCTTGCCTCTTCTAGCGTTTGGTCGCGCTAGTAGAACTCTCGGTTAGCTTTGGTCGGCGACCCGAGGTAAAGGAACCCACTTCGGTGGGTTTTTTTACATCTGTAACTTATTGCTCGTCTTTCCGAGCTGTCATGGTCATGTCTTTGTAGCTTTGGTCTGAAATATTCCCTAGTGCTGAATAAGAAGGTCTGAACACTTACCTAAACACTTGCTGTGTTGTTTTTGTTGTTAGTAAATCTACAAGTTAAAATTGAATATTGCAAGTTTATTTTACAAATAATTCTTGTAATTATGTGTGTAAAAAATTACAAGAGCTATTAAGCTCCTGTAATTTAATTTGAATTTTATGAAAGGATTTTAAGCGTAACGCTTGTATGTTCTAGATTGACTGAGGAGGACTTTACCAAAAATGAAGAATTGGTCTTCATCTTCTTTACCAATATCCCAATCTCGGTAATTGGGATTATCAGAGATAACGGTTAATTTATTCTTTATCATTTGAAGTCTTTTAATGTGCAATGTTTGACCAAAAATGAAAACGTAAATGCCATCACCATCAAAATAATCTATGTGAACATCTATGAAAACTTGGTCTCCTGGTTCAATAGTATTTTGCATACTATCACCAACCACAGTGATCATTTTTATATTAGCACTAGGTCTGTTGCCAAATAAACGGAGTGCTTCATCAGATGTATATTCAATAGCTCTAATTGTTTCAATAAATTCATTTTTATTAATAATGCCAGGGCCTGCGCTTGCTTCTATATCAAGTAGTTCAACAAGATAAGAATCACTCTTACGGACAACTGGCTTATTCATTACTTCAGTTGAAACATCACTCATAAAAAACCAATGTTCTGGATATCCTGAGATACTAGACAATGCTGTTAAATTATTACCCCTGGGTGCTGTTTTACCGCTCACCCAAAATTGCACTGATTGAGGGCTAACACCGAGCCTACGAGCTAATTCTGATTGAGACCAGTTTCGCTCGGTTAGTATTTGGCTAATACGTGTAGCTGATACTTCATTCGGATTCTTTTTCATAAAATTATATTACAAGCTTTCCTTGTAGGGATCACTTCAAGAAAAACTTGATATTGTTGCGTGTTTGACTGTAAGATTAACTTGTAATTCAAAAAGGAGAAAACAATGACACCTTGTATAAAAAACAAAATTATCAATCTAGCGAGCCAATCAGAGATTGCTCGACGATTAAATACGAAGCCTCAAACAGTGCATTTATGGTTCAAAAATGGTGTTCCTGCTCCAAAGGTTTTAAGCCTATGTGAATGCTTAAATTGGCAAGTGACACCTCATGAGATTGCGCCAGAAATTTATCCAAATCAGTTTGATGGGCTTCCTAAATCATCATCAGTATTACAGGTATCAAATTAAAAAACTGATTATGCGTAATCAATTTTTTAGCGACAGGAGACGCAAAAATGAATTTTGATATCAACATTATCAGAGCTGAAATTGAAGATTGGGCGGTAGAACAAGGGCAAGAACATGTTGCCATTGAGATTAGTCGAGCTTACTTACGATTAGTGGTTAATCAAGAACATGGTCGATTATATGCCATTGAGGATCAAACGGGTAAGGCCGACTGGAAAGCAATCAATAATAACCGGCAACAGATATTTCGCTGGTTAAGAGGTGATTCTCGCGCATCTCAAAGAAAGATTGCGGAGTTAATGCCAGCGATAGAAATGGCACTACCGGCTTCGAGGTTAGCTCGAGTACGTGGAGATACGAAAAACTATTTAGCAACCGTGGCTATTCAGCGTTTTGCTGATGCTATGACTGAAATCTTATTAGAAGGTCGTGACATGTCACACCAAATAAACAATGTAGTACGTGCATTAAATGAGATATCACGCCCGACCAGCGTGCATTAATTCAAGAGGCAAGACCAATGATTAGATCAACTGAAAAAATTACATACCGTAATGGGTTTATGCTGAATGATAAACCTGCCCATATATCAGAAATTAGGGATATCTTTGAGGGTAGACGTGTTATTGCGTTGTTAGTTTGGGAACAGTATGAAAAGCAAAAACAAAAATTACTGTCGAAGAATTTAACCCCTGAGCAGTACCAAAATGCTTGCCGTAATATTGCTAAAGCACTGGGGGTGTAAAGTGAGAGCATCTGATTTGTTATTAGACTTTGGACGTCCAGTTGCTTATTTCCCTGGGTTAGTAAAACGTTTGGGCAGTGTAAATGCAGTAATATTTTTTAGCCAAATATTTTATTGGCAGGATAAAGCTGACTCTAAATTAGGTGTTTATAAAACATCAGAAGAAATTGAATCTGAGACGGGTTTAAGCTACCGAGAACAGCTTACGGCTAGAAAGCATTTAGTTAGCAGAGGTATTCTGGTTGAGACTAATAAACGCTTAGAGCATAAGATTTATTATCTAATTGACTGTGAAAAATTAGATTATGTCATGTCACAACCTATTGAAAATGCCCCAAATGCGCAAAGCGCAACTGGGGAAAGTCACAATAGTGATTTCGCGGAACAACAAAATGAACGACCGCGACAAGACAAAACTGACGGTGGCGATGAAACAAATCCGCAGTTCGATCCTACAGAGATTACTACATATATTACTACAGATATTACTGATGGTACGTCAGGAGAACCTGACGACAAAAAATCGTCATCAAAAATTAAATTGAATTATGAAAATATTATTAATTCATATCACGATATTTTGTCTGATATGCCAGCTATTAAAGTGATGACTGATGAGCGTAAACGGAAGCTAAGAAATTTCTGGATAAAATTTAAATTCAATCAAGAGCGCTGGGAAAATTATTTATCGTATATTGCCAGTAATTGTCGATGGATGATGAAGGATCGAGATAATGGGCGAGGGGGTACATGGCGACGTAAAAATTTAGATTATTTAATTACGGAACGTTGTTATGTTGCGGTCAAGGAGGAACGTGCTAATGACAAATGATTATTTCACCCCTCCATACAATCTTGAAGCAGAGCAGGCTGTACTAGGTGGCTTGATGATCAGCACTGACGAAGATAAGCGTCAACATGTGATATCACTAGTTAAATCAGGATCATTTTATTCAAGACCTCACAGTCGAATTTTTACAGAGATTGTTAAGTTAATAAAATCTGACTACCCAACAGATGTTATTACAGTTAGTGATTCTTTAACTCGTAGTGGTGATTTAGAAAAAGTTGGGGGATTTGCCTACATAGCGGAACTTTGTAGATTACCCTCAGTTGCTAACATTGTGAACTACGCTCGGATTGTACGAGACAAGGCGATACAGCGTTATGCTATCAACAACCTGAATACCTGCGTTGAAATGCTAATGGCGAATGATGGTCTTGATATCAACAATAAACTATCAAATGTTCAGCAGGTTGTATCAAGCATTGTAGAACATGCGAAAACAGGAAAAAGCAAAGGTTTAAGGCCTGCTCTAGATGTTGTTGGAGATTGGCTTGATGATGTTGATAGGCGCTTTAGTGATCCTAAAAATGCGGTGGGTTTTACTTTGGGTATAGAGTCACTGGATGAGTTAATGGCTCCTAAGCAGGCATTAAGAGGATCATTAATTGTTGTTGGTGCAAGACCCAAAATGGGTAAAACCGCATTTTATAATCGTGTTGCAACTCACTTTGCATTAAACCACCAGTTACCCACATTGCTTTTCAGCCTTGAAATGACAGACCGTGGGATCATTGAACGAATGATCTCTCAAGAAGGCGATGTATCTGCAGATATTTTTTATACAGGTACACATGATGATATGGAAATGGCTAGGGCATTAGCCAGAGCAAAAGAGATTGCAGAATCGAATATGTATATCGATAGCACTCCTGGTATTGATCTTAACCATATCATCGCTGAATGTCGCAAGGTTAAACGAGCTAAAGGGCAAATAGGCTTAATAGCGATTGATTACCTGACTCTTATCAAAGCTGGGCAGGCTGAACGTCGTGATATTGCATATGGTGATATTACTACGGGGTTAAAAAATCTAGCAAAAGAAATGGATTGCGTTGTCCTGTTATTAACCCAACTTAACCGTAAATTGGAAGATAGGGCAGATAAACGACCAACACCCGCTGATAGCCGTGATACAGGGCAAATTGAGCAAGATTGTGATGTATGGATTGGTTTATATCGTGATGCTGTTTACAACGATAATGCTGATAAATCGCTAATGGAAATTCTTCTCAGATTAAATCGTGATGGAAATACTGGTACCGCTTATGCTCAGTTGGTGAGTTCTTATATTAAAAATATTAGTAAGGGGGAGGCGGAAAGGTTGTCATTTAAAGGAAATGACAATAGAAAAAGCTATGCACGAAAAGGACAACAAGCTACAGAAGCATTTTAGATAAGTTAATTAGGGCTCGACCAAGTTATTAAATAAAACATTATAGGCAAGACCATGACAATTAAAGACTCTCTTACTCACGAATCTCTCGTTCGTGATAATCACCTCATATTACCCGACGATGGGTTAGACCATACACAGTGTCATATTGATCGCCTCCATGCATCAGCAAGAGCGAGAATAAAAGCACCTTATCAACCTAAGGTTAAGCCACAAAAATTGACGAGGTAATTATGTTTAGGCGTTCTTATTTGCCTGATGACTAACCTCACAATCGAGCTTTGTGGTCAGAAGAATATCACGAGTGCTGGTGGAAATTGAAAAGTTACCAGAGGTACATCGGGAGTTTTTTAGAGATAGATTGAATTATTGGCATGGGGCGTTGTAAGAAGTGTAATGAATAACTATTAGTATAGTAGCTGAATGTTGTCTCAGTGGCAGAGCTGAATGTTGGATTACACAAGGAGAGCGTGAGTTAAAATTAGAAATCATAATAAATTAGCTTTTATTAATTACTATGAATCATTAGAATACATTCAAATTTTATCTTAATAGATTGTATGGAGTTAGTGTGTTTAATAAAAAAGAACTAAAGGATATTTTATTAAAAAAAATAATTTTCCCTGATTTTTCAAATAAAATAACTCGATTGGTTATTGGTGTAGGTATTACTATCATATTAGCGCCTATGCCACTAAAAGTGGTTTTTTATAATTGGCTTATTAATACTTTTAATCTAAATAGTGGAGAGTTGTTAAAATTATCAGACTTTCAATCTGGTTCCGCCGATTATATTTGGGGATTTTCTTTAATAACAGTAGCTTTACTACATAATGTAGTATACAAAATATACTGTTATAAAATAGATAAACCTAAGCGAGAGAAGCAAAACGAAGTTGATCAAAAACTTTTTTCTAAATTTATAACAATGCTACCAGCTAATAGTTCTTCAATAGACCTATTACAGTCTCATGATTTTGGTAATAGTTTTTATGGAGATATAATAAAGAATTTAGAAGATGTAATAATTGTATTTGATAATGTAGAACATAAATTCTTAGATGAAGAATTAGAAACTGCAAAAAATAGTTTTATACAAAAATTAAAGGATTTTAGTAATAAAATTGGAATCTATACTGGTGTGGCTGGGGGAAATGTTAAATTTTTATCATGCATCCCAGATCGCTATAAAGGAGAGTACCATCTCCCTGAGTATATTATTAAACAGATAAAAGAATTAAATTCAACCAGTTCATCTTGTTATTATTTGTATGAAAAATTTGTCAATCAAGCTAGAAATAAATTAAATGTTTAAGTTTTTAATATTAATCATTAGTGATGAGTAAATTAAAATTACGTGATATAATTTAATTCATTGGCCTGAACACCCAATCCTAAATATTTGCTGTGTCAACTGAGAGTCAAGTATGGCACAGCATAGCTTTATCAAAATGCCTAACGATACTCTTGTACCGGCTAACCCTGTTACGAGAGATTTTCTGCATTCAAAAATCAAGTGTGGTGATGTGCTTTCAGCTAATTTTAAGAAAGCTCGTAACCCTCGATTTCATCGTAAATACTTCGCATTACTCAACTTAGGCTATGAATATTGGGAACCAGTTGGCGGTACCATTTCACCAGAAGAAAAAGAGCTCGTGCGTGGTTATATCACATTCCTTTCATGTTACACGGATAATGCTGACGCGCTCTTATCAGCATCCGATATCTATCTAGAAGAAGTCGCACAAAATCGTGCACAAAATATCTCAGCAACAAAATCATTTGATGCTTTTCGCTATTGGGTTGTAGAACAAGCCGGTTATTACGATACGTTTGAAATGCCTGACGGTAGTTTACGTCGTGTCGCTAAATCAATCAGCTTTGCAAATATGGATGACTTAGCATTTAGCGAACTCTACAAAGCCACACTCGATGTGCTTTGGAATTTTATCCTTCGTCAGCAATTCCCCACTCAAAAAGCTGTAGAAAATACAGTATCTCAATTATTAAGTTTCACATAGAGGTAAGACCAATGATCAAATCAAAGACCAAAGAAGAAAGACAGTGGCTATCAGATGTAGCGGAACTGGGTTGTATTTGTTGCCGCAATATGGGGCTTGGGGCAAGTAGAGCGGAAATACACCATGTTAGAACAGGGCAGGGAATGGCACAGCGAGCTAGTCATACAGAGGTTTTACCGCTATGCCCACCTCATCATAGAGCATGTTATGAAACCGGTTTTCATGCTTCACCTAAATCATGGCAAGAAATTCATGGTAGTGAGATTGAGTTATTAGAACAGACTAAGCAAGAAGTAATGGAGTTACGAGCATGTCGAGTATAAAGAGTATATCTGATGGGTTAAGGCTTGATGATGTTCAGGTCGCATGGATTCAGCCGTGGTTGTCAAAATTTGGAGCATGGGTATATTCAGGGAGAATAGAAAAAAGGCAAAGTAGCATTATTGCTGAATTTATGGCGACAGTAGAAAAGCGTGATTACCCTGAGCGAGAAATGTGTAATGACGACGATGGTATGTTGATCGCTAAAGTGGTCGATAAAATTTATCACATAGACAGAATAGCGTTTACGCTCTTATTACTGCGTTATGCCTTTGGTAGCTCAGATCGCGCTATTGCTCGTTATTATCACCATATCGTGAAACCGCGCCAAATGATTAGACGCAATAGAACGGTAGAATATAGAAAACCTTCTATGTCTACATGCAGAAGAGAAATTGAGGACATAATTAGTTCAGCAGAATATTTAATTTACCCATATTTAAAAGATGCATTTAAAAAACGAGAAAAAGAGTGGAAAAGTAAAAATAATAGTAAGAACGTGTTGACTTCTTTGAGCCAATGATCCACTATTTAAGTATAAGTTGCCGTTTTTATACAGTGACCAACTAACCCAGCCTAAGCGCTGGGTTTTTCGTTTATATCAAATAGTAAATATCATGTATTAGTTTTTTATTGATTTAACTTGGTTTCCCAGAAATTTACTGCAGATGTTACTATTGTTGGTAAGTGGTAATAGTGGATATTTTCGTTCGTTTTATCTAGAACAATAAATACTTCACTAGCTTCTGAGAATCCTCCCTCACCAAATGGAACTTCAAATAAACTAGGAATATTAGTTTGAGAAACTTGCTCAGATGATTTTATAACGGATCTTTTATTGCTTAGTACATGGTGTTTAGCAGCATTACAAATATCGCTAATAGTGTTTAAATGTGGGCATTCAGCATATAAGCTTGCATTTATTTTAGTTTTAATGTCTTTTTTGCCGTAATTATCATATAGATAGTCTTTTATGTGATTAATGACAATTGCTGCAAGAAACCCTTTTCTTATGCTTGTTCTTTCATGTAGAAAATCATCGACAGTTGGTTTCACTATTTCATTATAAAATTTTATTGCGGAAGTTTTATTTTCAGTCATGTTCGCCCCATTATTTGTTATATTGTAAGTTAATATTATGAATCATCATACATATGTCATTCTAACTTCCATATATCTAAAATCACATATCATTAAATAAATTTAATAATTCTTCCAATAAAATGAATACTTTTATTTAGTATTTATTCAACGAGTTAGATTAAAAAATATTAATTAAAAAACTGGACACTCCGTAGGGGGTGTATATGCGCATGGACAAATTAACCAATGCTACCTACGGAACGGCTGGCTTAACTGCCTTTTTTGCAAGTCTCTCATTGTATGAATGGGGATTTGTAATAGGGATGGGATTTAGCATGCTTCTTGGATTAGCAACTTATTTGATGACACGACGAGAACAGCGAAAACGAACAGCATTATTTGCTGAATTGGTTCATCGAAATTGTTCTAGTGATCCGCGAGAAATCGAAAAAATAGTCGGTGAGATGCTGACTAAAGCTAAAAAGGACATCTAATGAACCTAAAACAAAAAGTGACTGCTGTTGCGAGTGCTGGCGCTGTAAGTATTGCACTAACAGTGATTGGTTATTTTGAGGGCGTGCGTTATGAACCTTACCGCGATGTTGCTGGAATTCTGACGGTTTGTTATGGCCATACTGGAAACGACATTATTCAAGGAAAGACCTATACACAACAAGAGTGTGACGAATTACTACAGAAAGACTTTATCAGAACGCAACAGCAAGTTGATATCCTGGTTAAAGTGCCGGTCGATGATAAAACAAAAGCTTCTCTATATTCCTTTGCTTTTAATGTGGGTACCACGGCTTTTGCACGCTCTACATTGCTTAAGAAATTAAATGCTGGTGATCAGAATGGCGCTTGTGAAGAAATGAAACGCTGGGTTTATGCTGGTGGAAAGGTGTGGCGAGGGTTGGTCAGTCGTAGAGAGGCGGAGTCAGCATTATGCAATGGAAGTCTTTAATCATCATCGTCGGTTTTATTCTTACATTACTCATCTCGGTTGCTGGTGGCATTTATCTCTCAATTGATAATTCATGTGTTAACGATAAAGCCAGTTTAGAAAAACGCTGTCAGGTAGCTCTCTCACATCATCGGTACTAATTATGAAGTATTGGAAATTTTACATTGTTGTTGTGATAGTGGGGATTGTTGCTGGTGGGTGTGTGCTGATTAATACACAAGCTAAAAAAATTAACATACTGGTAGAAAATAACAAAGAACTGACTACCACACTCGAAGAGCAAAAGGCTATCAATGTTTATTATCAAGCCCGTGTAGAGCGACTAAATCAACTTGATACAAGACACACACAGGAGCTAGTTAATGCAAAGAATGAAATTAATCGCTTGCGTGATCTTAGTGAGCGTAATCCTGAGCGGGTGTACATCAAAGCCGAATGTCCAAAATCCGAAGGTGCTACCACCTCC is from Proteus columbae and encodes:
- a CDS encoding replication protein; translation: MRASDLLLDFGRPVAYFPGLVKRLGSVNAVIFFSQIFYWQDKADSKLGVYKTSEEIESETGLSYREQLTARKHLVSRGILVETNKRLEHKIYYLIDCEKLDYVMSQPIENAPNAQSATGESHNSDFAEQQNERPRQDKTDGGDETNPQFDPTEITTYITTDITDGTSGEPDDKKSSSKIKLNYENIINSYHDILSDMPAIKVMTDERKRKLRNFWIKFKFNQERWENYLSYIASNCRWMMKDRDNGRGGTWRRKNLDYLITERCYVAVKEERANDK
- a CDS encoding toxin YdaT family protein, encoding MNFDINIIRAEIEDWAVEQGQEHVAIEISRAYLRLVVNQEHGRLYAIEDQTGKADWKAINNNRQQIFRWLRGDSRASQRKIAELMPAIEMALPASRLARVRGDTKNYLATVAIQRFADAMTEILLEGRDMSHQINNVVRALNEISRPTSVH
- a CDS encoding antiterminator Q family protein; protein product: MSSIKSISDGLRLDDVQVAWIQPWLSKFGAWVYSGRIEKRQSSIIAEFMATVEKRDYPEREMCNDDDGMLIAKVVDKIYHIDRIAFTLLLLRYAFGSSDRAIARYYHHIVKPRQMIRRNRTVEYRKPSMSTCRREIEDIISSAEYLIYPYLKDAFKKREKEWKSKNNSKNVLTSLSQ
- a CDS encoding siphovirus Gp157 family protein codes for the protein MTNTTAIALATNYEKLQQLVETGEFSPEDIADTLEGIEGELGDKLDAIMHHVRNIEGQAKTLDEESKRLSDRKKSFENQAKNLKKYALNCLLASGLDKLKTTKNTFTARAGVVRVIIDNEALLPDELVDVQTITAPDKKSIKEAIENGLEIPGAHLEVGERSLMVR
- a CDS encoding Ref family recombination enhancement nuclease translates to MIKSKTKEERQWLSDVAELGCICCRNMGLGASRAEIHHVRTGQGMAQRASHTEVLPLCPPHHRACYETGFHASPKSWQEIHGSEIELLEQTKQEVMELRACRV
- a CDS encoding S24 family peptidase translates to MKKNPNEVSATRISQILTERNWSQSELARRLGVSPQSVQFWVSGKTAPRGNNLTALSSISGYPEHWFFMSDVSTEVMNKPVVRKSDSYLVELLDIEASAGPGIINKNEFIETIRAIEYTSDEALRLFGNRPSANIKMITVVGDSMQNTIEPGDQVFIDVHIDYFDGDGIYVFIFGQTLHIKRLQMIKNKLTVISDNPNYRDWDIGKEDEDQFFIFGKVLLSQSRTYKRYA
- a CDS encoding lysis protein, producing the protein MKYWKFYIVVVIVGIVAGGCVLINTQAKKINILVENNKELTTTLEEQKAINVYYQARVERLNQLDTRHTQELVNAKNEINRLRDLSERNPERVYIKAECPKSEGATTSGMDDATTARPTDTAIRNYWLLRERIAESEQVIKGLQEYVRTECNVDY
- a CDS encoding DUF1367 family protein, with the translated sequence MAQHSFIKMPNDTLVPANPVTRDFLHSKIKCGDVLSANFKKARNPRFHRKYFALLNLGYEYWEPVGGTISPEEKELVRGYITFLSCYTDNADALLSASDIYLEEVAQNRAQNISATKSFDAFRYWVVEQAGYYDTFEMPDGSLRRVAKSISFANMDDLAFSELYKATLDVLWNFILRQQFPTQKAVENTVSQLLSFT
- a CDS encoding palmdelphin, whose product is MTIKDSLTHESLVRDNHLILPDDGLDHTQCHIDRLHASARARIKAPYQPKVKPQKLTR
- a CDS encoding transcriptional regulator, with amino-acid sequence MTPCIKNKIINLASQSEIARRLNTKPQTVHLWFKNGVPAPKVLSLCECLNWQVTPHEIAPEIYPNQFDGLPKSSSVLQVSN
- a CDS encoding replicative DNA helicase, coding for MTNDYFTPPYNLEAEQAVLGGLMISTDEDKRQHVISLVKSGSFYSRPHSRIFTEIVKLIKSDYPTDVITVSDSLTRSGDLEKVGGFAYIAELCRLPSVANIVNYARIVRDKAIQRYAINNLNTCVEMLMANDGLDINNKLSNVQQVVSSIVEHAKTGKSKGLRPALDVVGDWLDDVDRRFSDPKNAVGFTLGIESLDELMAPKQALRGSLIVVGARPKMGKTAFYNRVATHFALNHQLPTLLFSLEMTDRGIIERMISQEGDVSADIFYTGTHDDMEMARALARAKEIAESNMYIDSTPGIDLNHIIAECRKVKRAKGQIGLIAIDYLTLIKAGQAERRDIAYGDITTGLKNLAKEMDCVVLLLTQLNRKLEDRADKRPTPADSRDTGQIEQDCDVWIGLYRDAVYNDNADKSLMEILLRLNRDGNTGTAYAQLVSSYIKNISKGEAERLSFKGNDNRKSYARKGQQATEAF
- a CDS encoding lysozyme encodes the protein MNLKQKVTAVASAGAVSIALTVIGYFEGVRYEPYRDVAGILTVCYGHTGNDIIQGKTYTQQECDELLQKDFIRTQQQVDILVKVPVDDKTKASLYSFAFNVGTTAFARSTLLKKLNAGDQNGACEEMKRWVYAGGKVWRGLVSRREAESALCNGSL